The Mauremys reevesii isolate NIE-2019 linkage group 3, ASM1616193v1, whole genome shotgun sequence genomic sequence ttgcaggggccatttggggattgctcctgctttgagcagggggttggactagatgatctcctgaggtcccttccaaccctgatattctatgaaagtgAAAGTGATTAGTCATCTTCCATTGCCTGAGCTGCATTCAATGTAAAAAGTAACCAGCATAAATTCTTTCAGTTTAATCAAAGGTATTGTTTGTAAAAGAGGTACATTTTGTTTGTTCTAGATACAATTTGAAACTTGACTGTTTTCCCTGACTTCCAACTGGATTTGATGGGAATTGTGAAGAATTCCCACCCCGGAGCGCTGTAGCTATGCTGGTCTCCCCCACCGTAAAGGCGGCTAGGTTGACGAAAGAATCTGTTGACCTAGCTGCCGTCGCTTGGGGAGATGGATTATCTACTGCCGTGGAAAACCCCCTTGTGTCACTGTAGGAAGAATCTGCACTATggtgctacagtggcatagctgtggCACCATAGCTGTACAgcggtttggggcagggactgtctactaATCAGTGTTTGTAGCCTAGCGCAATGGGGCGTTTTTCTTGGTTGGTCCTAAAGTGTTATTGCAATAAATGTGAGTcatcataattaataataaataacgtTGTCTGGCCTTGCAGGAATTCGTCCTTACAAATGTGAGATCTGCCACAAGGCATTTACCCAGCGATGTTCTCTGGAATCCCACCTTAAAAAGATCCACGGGGTGCAGCAGCAATATGCTTACAAACAGCGGCGCGATAAACTTTACGTCTGCGAAGATTGTGGCTACACGGGCCCAACGCAAGAGGACTTGTATCTGCATGTCAATAACGCTCACCCTGGGAGTGCTTTCCTCAAGAAAACCTCTAAAAAGCTGGCAGCCGTCTTACAGAATAAACTGACCTCTGTCCTGCAGAGGAACCCTGAAGATGATGAGGAAGACGAGTAACGCAGTGGATTACAGCGGTCACATGCAATGAAGTTTACATGTCGGGTATTTTTTCAAACAGCTTTGAAAGGGATCCGTGTAATAGCAGGCATCTTGTCCTTTTGGTAATGACAGGCTGTGGATGTGAAAGAAGTGTTCTCAACTTAATGCAAATACAAGGCTTTTTTAATTGTGAGAATAAAAGGGAAAATTTTGGAGCCAGCATCGCCTGTGGATAGAGCCCTGCACTGGTACTCGGGAGACTCCAcatcagttcccagctctgccactggcctgctgtgtaaccttgggcaagtcacttaacatttCCATGATTCAGTTTTCTCAACTGCGTAATGGAGACAATGACACTAATCAGCTTCGTAAGGTGCTTTGAAATCTGTGggtgaaaagtgctagataagagctaggtatCCTTAATATTATTCCCAGATGAGAATCTACAGTAAAATGAAGTTAAGGATGAGAGTATGTATCATAAGGTAAGAAATGAACAGTCAATA encodes the following:
- the OVOL2 gene encoding transcription factor Ovo-like 2 isoform X2, which encodes MKRPVVRSKIKFTTGTCDDAALHNCELCGKGFRLQRMLNRHVKCHSQVKRHLCTFCGKGFNDTFDLKRHVRTHTGIRPYKCEICHKAFTQRCSLESHLKKIHGVQQQYAYKQRRDKLYVCEDCGYTGPTQEDLYLHVNNAHPGSAFLKKTSKKLAAVLQNKLTSVLQRNPEDDEEDE